The Mesorhizobium sp. M1D.F.Ca.ET.043.01.1.1 genome contains a region encoding:
- a CDS encoding acetate--CoA ligase family protein, with amino-acid sequence MHKLERLLRPKSIAVFGGAQAAAVVAQSIKMGFAGEIWPVHPTKDEVAGRKAYRSVTDLPGAPDAAFVGVNRHLTIEVVKALAERGAGAAVCFAAGFLETEAYDEDGERLQAELVAAAGEMPIIGPNCYGLINYADGALLWPDQHGGIRLPEGGKGVAIITQSSNIAINMTMQKRGLPIAFLMTAGNQAQTGLSEMALGLIEDERVTSLGMHIEAFDSVAGFERLAARARELKKPIIAMKVGRSEQARQATVSHTASLAGSDAASGAFLKRLGIARVESIPAFIEALKLLHITGPLPGYKLSSMSCSGGEASVMADSAEGRWVHFPTLTSEHRAHVKSTLGPLVAVANPLDYHTFIWNNEPAMTATFTAMVSGGFDLNMLVLDFPRPDRCSDTDWWATLRAFEAALKTNRAQGAIVSSLPENLPEEYTAGLMARGMVPLFGISEAMDAAQAAAFIGWAWREPQAQPVDTTAAGATDGGHVTPDEAEAKARLIGASLPVPKGERAANAVEAVISSMALGFPVALKALGVTHKSEVGAVRLNLKDAESVSNAAHDLLPLGTGLYAERMVRDGVAELIVGFTRDPMFGAVMTLGTGGVLVELLRDSVTLMLPATRDDIEAALRGLKLYPLLEGYRGRPKADVDAAIDAIAGIAGFVQQNAGEIEELDINPLIVCAEGKGAWIADTLLVLGEKTNG; translated from the coding sequence ATGCATAAGCTCGAACGTCTCCTGCGCCCGAAATCGATCGCCGTGTTCGGCGGGGCGCAGGCCGCCGCCGTCGTCGCGCAATCGATCAAGATGGGCTTTGCCGGCGAGATCTGGCCGGTGCATCCGACCAAGGACGAGGTCGCCGGCCGCAAGGCCTACCGCTCCGTCACCGACCTGCCCGGCGCGCCGGACGCAGCCTTTGTCGGCGTCAACCGGCATCTCACCATCGAGGTCGTCAAGGCGCTGGCCGAGCGCGGCGCCGGCGCCGCCGTCTGCTTTGCCGCCGGCTTCCTCGAGACCGAGGCCTATGACGAGGACGGCGAGCGGCTGCAGGCCGAGCTTGTCGCCGCCGCGGGCGAGATGCCGATCATCGGCCCGAACTGCTACGGTCTCATCAACTATGCCGACGGCGCGCTTTTGTGGCCCGACCAGCACGGCGGCATCAGGCTGCCCGAGGGCGGCAAGGGCGTCGCCATCATCACGCAGTCCTCCAACATCGCCATCAACATGACGATGCAGAAGCGCGGCCTGCCGATCGCCTTCCTGATGACGGCCGGCAACCAGGCGCAGACCGGCCTTTCGGAGATGGCGCTCGGCCTGATCGAGGACGAGCGCGTCACCTCGCTCGGAATGCATATCGAGGCTTTCGACTCGGTAGCCGGCTTCGAGAGGTTGGCTGCCCGAGCCCGCGAGCTGAAGAAGCCGATCATCGCCATGAAGGTCGGCCGCTCGGAACAAGCCCGGCAGGCGACGGTTTCGCACACCGCCTCGCTCGCCGGTTCGGACGCCGCCTCGGGCGCCTTCCTGAAGCGGCTCGGCATCGCGCGCGTCGAATCGATTCCCGCCTTCATCGAGGCGCTGAAGCTCCTGCACATCACCGGACCGTTGCCAGGCTACAAACTGTCGTCGATGAGCTGCTCGGGCGGCGAAGCCTCCGTGATGGCCGATAGCGCCGAAGGGCGCTGGGTGCATTTCCCGACACTGACCTCCGAGCACCGCGCCCATGTCAAGTCGACGCTCGGGCCGCTGGTCGCGGTCGCCAATCCGCTCGACTACCACACCTTCATCTGGAACAACGAGCCGGCGATGACGGCCACCTTCACCGCCATGGTGTCGGGCGGCTTCGACCTCAACATGCTGGTGCTCGACTTCCCGCGCCCCGACCGCTGCTCGGACACCGACTGGTGGGCGACGCTGCGCGCCTTCGAGGCGGCGCTGAAGACCAACCGGGCGCAGGGCGCGATCGTCTCCTCGCTGCCGGAGAACCTGCCCGAGGAATACACCGCCGGCCTGATGGCGCGCGGCATGGTGCCGCTGTTCGGCATTTCCGAAGCGATGGACGCCGCGCAAGCCGCCGCCTTCATCGGCTGGGCCTGGCGCGAGCCGCAGGCGCAGCCGGTCGACACCACGGCCGCAGGCGCGACCGATGGCGGCCATGTCACGCCCGACGAGGCCGAGGCCAAGGCGCGTCTGATCGGGGCTAGCCTGCCGGTGCCGAAGGGCGAGCGCGCCGCCAACGCGGTCGAGGCGGTGATCTCGTCCATGGCGCTCGGCTTCCCCGTGGCGCTGAAGGCGCTGGGCGTGACCCACAAGTCGGAAGTCGGCGCGGTGCGGCTCAACCTCAAGGACGCCGAATCCGTCAGCAACGCGGCGCATGACCTCCTGCCGCTCGGCACCGGGCTCTATGCCGAGCGCATGGTGCGCGACGGCGTGGCCGAATTGATCGTCGGCTTCACCCGCGACCCGATGTTCGGCGCGGTGATGACGCTGGGCACCGGCGGCGTGCTGGTCGAGCTGTTGCGCGACAGCGTCACCCTGATGCTGCCGGCAACCCGCGACGACATCGAGGCGGCGCTGCGCGGACTGAAGCTCTATCCGCTGCTCGAAGGCTATCGCGGGCGGCCGAAGGCCGATGTCGATGCCGCCATCGACGCGATCGCCGGCATTGCAGGTTTCGTGCAGCAGAACGCTGGCGAGATCGAGGAGCTCGACATCAACCCGCTGATCGTCTGCGCCGAAGGCAAGGGCGCCTGGATCGCGGATACCCTTCTGGTGCTTGGAGAAAAGACGAATGGCTGA
- a CDS encoding carnitinyl-CoA dehydratase, translating into MADVITTRREGAILEVTLDRPKANAIDLKTSRLMGETFKAFRDDPGLRVAIVKTAGDKFFSAGWDLKAAAGGDAVDGDYGVGGFAGLQELRDLNKPVIACVNGMAVGGGFELALSCDLIYASDHSSFALPEIRAGTLADAATIKLPKRIPYHIAMDLLFTGRWMDVAEAHRWGLVNEVLPKEKLEDRVWEIARLLVSGPPLVFAAIKETARVAEALTFQEAMNKVTRRQLPTVDILYGSEDNMEGFRAFAEKRDPVWKGK; encoded by the coding sequence ATGGCTGACGTCATCACCACCCGCCGCGAAGGCGCCATCCTCGAGGTCACGCTCGACCGGCCGAAGGCCAACGCCATCGACCTGAAGACCTCGCGGCTGATGGGCGAGACGTTCAAGGCGTTCCGCGACGATCCCGGCTTGCGCGTCGCCATCGTCAAGACCGCCGGCGACAAGTTCTTCAGCGCCGGCTGGGACCTGAAGGCGGCCGCCGGCGGCGATGCGGTCGACGGCGACTATGGCGTCGGCGGGTTCGCCGGGCTGCAGGAACTGCGCGACTTGAACAAGCCGGTGATCGCCTGCGTCAACGGCATGGCGGTGGGCGGCGGCTTCGAGCTGGCGCTCTCCTGCGACTTGATCTACGCGTCGGACCATTCCTCCTTCGCGCTGCCCGAAATCCGCGCCGGAACGCTTGCCGATGCGGCGACGATCAAGCTGCCGAAGCGCATTCCCTACCATATCGCCATGGACCTTTTGTTCACCGGCCGCTGGATGGATGTGGCGGAAGCGCATCGCTGGGGCCTGGTCAACGAGGTGCTGCCCAAGGAAAAGCTCGAGGATCGCGTCTGGGAGATCGCCCGGCTGCTCGTCAGCGGCCCGCCGCTGGTCTTCGCCGCGATCAAGGAGACGGCGCGCGTGGCGGAGGCGCTGACCTTCCAGGAGGCGATGAACAAGGTGACGCGGCGCCAGCTGCCGACGGTCGATATCCTCTACGGCTCGGAGGACAACATGGAAGGGTTCCGCGCGTTTGCGGAGAAGCGCGACCCGGTGTGGAAAGGGAAGTAG
- a CDS encoding alpha/beta hydrolase — protein MTDYKTLIDAETWAFIEKTNSYYPPDTIGYTIAEQRAVYDRMCREFFAGYPQGVTAETTAIATPTNSIPIRIYRNAEPDKAAMVLYVHGGGFILGGLESHDDVCAELCARTGYDVVSVDYRLAPEHLHPVAFDDVMDAYEWTAGTYDCPVVLCGDSAGGNLCAAVSHATRGHKKKPVGQVLIYPSLGGDRSRGSYVTHAEAPMLTVRDIEFYLNIRTGRVDRTGDITLSPLADANFAYLPPTVLITAQCDPLSSDGEAYRDRVVAADGHAYWFEEPGLVHGYLRARHTVGRARSSFTRIVEAVSALGRGDWIW, from the coding sequence ATGACCGACTACAAAACCCTGATCGACGCCGAGACCTGGGCCTTCATCGAGAAGACCAATTCCTATTATCCGCCCGATACGATCGGCTACACGATCGCGGAGCAGCGCGCGGTCTACGACCGGATGTGCCGCGAGTTCTTCGCCGGCTACCCGCAGGGCGTGACGGCGGAAACGACCGCCATTGCGACGCCGACAAACAGCATCCCGATACGCATCTATCGCAATGCCGAGCCGGACAAGGCAGCCATGGTGCTCTATGTCCATGGCGGCGGTTTCATCCTCGGCGGGCTGGAAAGCCATGACGATGTCTGCGCCGAGCTTTGCGCCCGCACCGGCTATGACGTTGTCTCGGTCGACTACCGGCTGGCGCCGGAACATCTGCACCCTGTCGCTTTCGACGACGTCATGGACGCCTACGAGTGGACGGCAGGAACGTACGATTGCCCGGTCGTGCTTTGCGGCGACAGCGCCGGCGGCAATCTCTGCGCCGCCGTCAGTCATGCCACGCGCGGCCACAAGAAGAAGCCGGTCGGCCAGGTGCTGATCTATCCGAGCCTTGGCGGCGACCGCTCGCGGGGCTCCTATGTCACGCACGCCGAGGCGCCGATGCTGACCGTGCGCGACATCGAATTCTATCTGAACATCCGCACCGGCCGCGTGGACCGGACCGGCGACATCACGTTGTCGCCGCTCGCCGATGCCAATTTCGCCTATCTGCCGCCGACCGTGCTGATCACCGCGCAATGCGATCCGCTGTCCTCGGACGGCGAAGCCTATCGCGACCGTGTCGTCGCGGCCGACGGTCATGCCTACTGGTTCGAGGAGCCGGGACTTGTGCATGGCTATCTGAGGGCCCGGCACACGGTCGGCCGGGCACGGTCGAGCTTTACCCGCATCGTCGAGGCGGTGTCGGCGCTCGGCAGGGGCGACTGGATCTGGTGA
- a CDS encoding DUF11 domain-containing protein — translation MNNLALSRFASRKTVMETIRKPLSYARRGARWLMAAGIAVAMTPALPAHAQDKAPAAAGQAANPESRGINPELGRIVPFFTKKGAQRSCDSVEYVLSFGIHGDPQDFDRPSVAALLKATRLDFKDQLPHGLQIVSVDVVGDGTGASGGPLPAASIGTSAGPNDTASVSNFRISASNLDGVGAANERVITFRITAKIDHAAFPAPATVDNQGLMDVAFRRGPATTIPSQDPGKPDDGDFLTGVKTSIEIDLTKCNPPPPPPGKECFKVERGTVDCVPGGGAFIYHMPVGPEMGGKWVQVSTTTPGITIFPDTQQVPAGGGVLNWKIIGASPGEDIHLVVTGIETYAGPKEGWGLCCTQTIDIVIPRDLRCPPEKQPDLKVEKWAEVPRCTMAGGCNFTITVTNVGEAPYNGKIVLDEVTLPAGSTLSSGPNPPWACVPGTTPMTCTHPVTTLNPGASVNLKLGFKPAGGWQGGVLRNCAAYDYQASGKPLFGSQQNDRGCASIPICRRGDRDPRCQPPVEKKVDLILKKRARIPVCTPDGACYFVIDIINNGTSTYHGPLTVIDTYPGGAPTSSTFGPSPPWTCGPNGPGQFRCDNAGIALPPGASTPIVVKAAMPANYRPDRVENCAEVKAIPGEVDLANNKACASERIRHPNGGQPGLRITKVCDGSLAGAALVSCRITVTNAGTAAPTGPVRVNDAATLVSGGTPVAIQTVTPDGADWSCGPVPANALSCQIPGAAMTPGTSRHFDVTVSGNGVFENCARGSFGPAPGDDIVYPIGQACAKGGSISTIRVEKTGDSECQPGQPCSFEITITNDGPSAFSGPVRIGDAIGIDGVGRLEGLPITSIDPPFGCSPEPATLPASCIAKLTLGAGESRTHNVTVVLPGLAKLQGAVSGQNCVGVLSPNTPVQGGDVLSSAPANAQGDRGKAYACHPFTIKREVKIQCSNGMVLNSAGRCACPEGTTFRNGQCSGGGGVIILPEPKEPKRCVLLKGQIRTEDGRCVCPRGTELENGRCVQGEEPQEPQCTLRPGQYRDQDGNCVCRRGELVNGVCQVAPPKCTIRGAVPTQDGCVCPKGTHLDRAAKACAPDRQPPSQCRIRGQVRNADGDCVCPKGTEVRGKVCAPVKKPQDCSIRGQILNKRGACVCPRGTEVIEGRCGTFEDAECAPGSQMIDGICQPIIRRRCPVGTTGRYPDCFPIRRRPGLEINPNLLLNPNILQQLVPQRQPRRVLQDPAGANIQNFKP, via the coding sequence ATGAACAATCTCGCCCTTTCCCGCTTCGCCTCGCGCAAAACCGTCATGGAGACGATCAGGAAACCGCTGTCATACGCCAGGCGCGGGGCGCGCTGGCTGATGGCGGCCGGTATCGCCGTAGCCATGACGCCGGCATTGCCGGCGCATGCCCAAGACAAGGCTCCGGCCGCGGCCGGTCAGGCCGCCAATCCGGAGTCGCGCGGCATCAACCCGGAGCTCGGGCGGATCGTGCCCTTCTTCACCAAGAAGGGCGCCCAGAGAAGCTGCGATAGCGTCGAGTATGTCCTGAGCTTCGGCATCCATGGCGACCCGCAGGACTTCGACAGGCCAAGCGTGGCGGCCCTGCTGAAGGCGACAAGGCTCGACTTCAAGGACCAGCTGCCGCACGGCTTGCAGATCGTCAGCGTCGATGTCGTCGGCGACGGCACGGGCGCCTCGGGCGGGCCGCTGCCCGCTGCTTCGATCGGCACATCGGCCGGCCCGAACGATACGGCGAGCGTTTCCAACTTCCGCATCAGCGCTTCCAATCTCGACGGCGTCGGCGCCGCGAACGAACGCGTGATCACCTTCCGCATCACGGCCAAGATAGATCATGCAGCCTTTCCCGCACCGGCGACGGTCGACAACCAGGGTCTGATGGACGTGGCCTTCAGGCGCGGTCCGGCGACCACGATCCCGTCGCAGGATCCGGGCAAGCCCGACGACGGCGATTTCCTCACCGGCGTGAAGACCTCGATCGAGATCGACCTGACCAAGTGCAACCCGCCGCCTCCGCCTCCCGGCAAGGAATGCTTCAAGGTCGAACGTGGCACGGTCGATTGCGTGCCCGGCGGCGGCGCCTTCATCTACCACATGCCGGTCGGCCCGGAGATGGGCGGCAAGTGGGTGCAGGTGTCGACGACGACGCCCGGCATCACCATCTTTCCCGACACCCAGCAAGTGCCCGCCGGCGGCGGCGTGCTCAACTGGAAGATCATCGGCGCCTCGCCCGGCGAGGACATCCATCTCGTGGTCACCGGCATCGAAACCTATGCCGGGCCGAAGGAAGGCTGGGGGCTTTGCTGCACGCAGACGATCGACATCGTCATTCCGCGCGACCTCAGGTGCCCGCCTGAGAAGCAGCCCGACCTCAAGGTCGAGAAGTGGGCGGAGGTGCCGCGCTGCACGATGGCCGGCGGCTGCAACTTCACCATCACGGTGACCAATGTCGGTGAAGCGCCCTATAACGGCAAGATCGTGCTCGACGAGGTGACGCTGCCCGCCGGCTCGACGCTTTCATCGGGACCGAACCCGCCCTGGGCCTGCGTGCCCGGGACGACGCCGATGACCTGCACCCATCCGGTAACGACGCTCAACCCTGGGGCCTCCGTCAACCTCAAGCTCGGCTTCAAGCCGGCCGGCGGCTGGCAGGGCGGCGTGCTGCGCAATTGCGCCGCCTATGACTACCAGGCCAGCGGCAAGCCGCTGTTCGGCAGCCAGCAGAACGACCGCGGCTGCGCCTCGATCCCGATCTGCCGCCGCGGCGATCGCGATCCGCGGTGCCAGCCTCCGGTCGAGAAGAAGGTCGACCTGATCCTGAAGAAGCGCGCCCGCATTCCGGTCTGCACGCCGGACGGCGCCTGCTACTTCGTGATCGACATCATCAACAACGGCACCAGCACCTATCACGGGCCGCTGACGGTGATCGACACCTATCCCGGCGGCGCGCCGACGTCCTCGACCTTCGGGCCCAGCCCGCCCTGGACCTGCGGACCGAACGGCCCCGGCCAGTTCCGCTGCGACAATGCCGGCATCGCGCTGCCTCCGGGCGCCTCGACGCCGATCGTCGTCAAGGCGGCGATGCCGGCAAACTACCGGCCGGATCGGGTCGAGAACTGCGCCGAGGTGAAGGCCATTCCCGGCGAGGTCGACCTCGCCAACAACAAGGCTTGCGCAAGCGAGCGCATCCGCCATCCGAACGGCGGCCAGCCCGGCCTGCGCATCACCAAGGTATGCGACGGATCGCTCGCCGGCGCGGCTTTGGTGTCCTGCCGCATCACCGTCACCAACGCCGGCACCGCCGCCCCCACCGGTCCGGTGCGGGTCAACGACGCCGCGACGCTGGTATCGGGCGGCACGCCGGTGGCCATCCAGACCGTGACGCCTGACGGCGCGGACTGGAGCTGCGGACCGGTGCCGGCCAACGCGTTGTCCTGCCAGATTCCGGGCGCCGCGATGACGCCTGGAACCAGCCGGCACTTCGACGTGACGGTGAGCGGCAACGGCGTGTTCGAGAACTGCGCGCGCGGCTCCTTTGGGCCGGCGCCGGGCGACGACATCGTCTATCCGATCGGCCAGGCCTGCGCGAAGGGCGGCAGCATTTCCACCATTCGCGTCGAGAAGACCGGCGACAGCGAATGCCAGCCAGGTCAGCCCTGCTCGTTCGAGATCACCATCACGAATGACGGGCCGAGCGCCTTCTCCGGTCCGGTCCGCATCGGCGATGCGATCGGCATCGACGGCGTCGGCCGCCTGGAAGGCCTTCCGATCACCTCGATCGACCCGCCCTTCGGCTGCTCGCCGGAGCCGGCGACGCTGCCTGCCTCCTGCATCGCCAAGCTGACGCTTGGCGCCGGCGAAAGCCGCACCCACAACGTCACCGTGGTCCTTCCCGGCCTTGCCAAACTGCAGGGCGCGGTCAGCGGGCAGAATTGCGTCGGCGTGCTGTCGCCGAACACGCCGGTGCAGGGCGGCGACGTGCTGTCGAGCGCACCGGCCAATGCCCAGGGCGATCGCGGCAAGGCCTATGCCTGCCACCCGTTCACCATCAAGCGCGAGGTGAAGATCCAGTGCTCGAACGGCATGGTGCTCAACTCGGCCGGCCGCTGCGCCTGCCCGGAAGGCACGACCTTCCGCAATGGTCAGTGCTCCGGCGGCGGCGGTGTGATCATTTTGCCGGAACCAAAGGAGCCGAAGCGCTGCGTCCTGCTCAAGGGCCAGATCCGGACCGAGGACGGACGCTGCGTCTGCCCGCGCGGCACCGAGCTTGAGAACGGCAGGTGCGTGCAGGGCGAAGAGCCGCAGGAGCCGCAGTGCACGCTGCGCCCCGGCCAGTACCGCGACCAGGACGGCAATTGCGTGTGCCGGCGCGGCGAGTTGGTGAACGGCGTCTGCCAGGTCGCTCCGCCGAAATGCACGATCCGCGGCGCGGTGCCGACACAGGACGGCTGCGTCTGCCCCAAGGGCACGCATCTCGACCGCGCCGCCAAGGCCTGCGCCCCCGACAGGCAGCCGCCGAGCCAGTGCCGCATCCGCGGCCAGGTGCGCAACGCCGACGGCGATTGTGTCTGCCCGAAGGGAACGGAGGTCAGGGGCAAGGTCTGCGCGCCGGTCAAGAAGCCGCAAGACTGCTCCATCCGCGGCCAGATCCTCAACAAGCGCGGCGCCTGTGTGTGCCCGCGCGGGACGGAGGTGATAGAAGGCAGGTGCGGCACGTTCGAAGACGCCGAATGCGCGCCGGGCTCGCAGATGATCGACGGCATCTGCCAGCCGATCATCAGGCGGCGCTGCCCGGTCGGCACGACCGGACGGTATCCGGACTGCTTCCCGATCCGCAGACGGCCGGGCCTGGAGATCAATCCCAACCTGCTGCTCAATCCGAACATCCTGCAGCAACTGGTTCCGCAGCGCCAGCCACGGCGCGTGCTGCAGGACCCAGCAGGCGCGAACATCCAGAACTTCAAGCCTTAG
- the rpe gene encoding ribulose-phosphate 3-epimerase, which translates to MSKKTLIAPSVLASDFSKLGDEVEAVAAAGADWIHLDVMDGHFVPNITFGPPVIKAIRSRTKTFFDCHLMIAPADPYLAAFAEAGCDGITVHAEAGPHLDRSLQTIKGLGKKAGVSLNPATPETAIEYVLDRLDLILIMTVNPGFGGQAFIPAIVDKVRRVKALIGNRPIRIEIDGGVSPETAPLVTAAGADVLVAGAAVFKGGTIEAYRANIEAIRSAADKAAN; encoded by the coding sequence ATGAGCAAGAAGACCCTGATCGCGCCGTCGGTGCTGGCGTCGGATTTTTCGAAGCTCGGGGACGAGGTCGAGGCCGTCGCGGCCGCCGGCGCCGACTGGATCCATCTCGATGTGATGGACGGTCATTTCGTGCCCAACATCACTTTCGGCCCGCCAGTGATCAAGGCGATCCGCAGCCGGACAAAGACCTTCTTCGACTGCCATCTGATGATCGCGCCGGCCGACCCCTACCTGGCGGCTTTCGCCGAGGCCGGCTGCGACGGCATAACCGTGCATGCCGAGGCCGGCCCGCATCTCGACCGCTCGCTGCAGACGATCAAGGGTCTCGGCAAGAAGGCCGGTGTCTCGCTCAACCCGGCGACGCCGGAAACGGCGATCGAATATGTGCTCGACCGGCTCGACCTCATCCTGATCATGACCGTCAATCCCGGCTTCGGCGGCCAGGCGTTCATCCCGGCGATCGTCGACAAGGTGCGAAGGGTGAAGGCGCTGATCGGCAACCGCCCGATCCGCATCGAGATCGACGGCGGCGTCTCGCCGGAAACGGCGCCGCTGGTGACTGCCGCCGGCGCCGATGTGCTGGTGGCGGGCGCCGCCGTCTTCAAGGGCGGCACGATTGAAGCCTACCGGGCAAATATCGAGGCGATCCGCTCAGCGGCCGACAAAGCCGCCAACTAA
- a CDS encoding GntR family transcriptional regulator, giving the protein MTYGNVDTGDGKGAKSTLASSVYHQLREDLLRGALEAEGKLRVEWVVSRYGAGASPVREALNRLAAEGLLGRHDQRGFFLMPVSAAELEELTRTRCWLEERALRESIAHRTAEWEEQLVLALHRLARAERRQPNDPATNNPEWETLHRAFHRTLISACRSHWLIGFCDQLSDQASRYRLISQRSPGYERDELGEHRTIAERTLDGDADGAVEALLSHYRLTAEMCLARFNQGYDPRAGSAKAARGRK; this is encoded by the coding sequence TTGACATACGGGAACGTCGATACGGGCGACGGCAAGGGTGCCAAGAGCACGCTGGCCAGTTCGGTCTACCATCAGCTCCGCGAGGACCTGCTGCGCGGAGCTTTGGAAGCCGAGGGCAAGCTGCGCGTCGAATGGGTCGTCTCCCGCTATGGCGCCGGGGCCTCGCCGGTGCGCGAGGCGCTCAACCGCCTTGCCGCCGAGGGCCTGCTCGGCCGCCATGACCAGCGAGGCTTCTTCCTGATGCCGGTGAGCGCGGCCGAGCTGGAGGAGCTGACCCGCACGCGCTGCTGGCTGGAAGAACGCGCATTGCGCGAATCCATTGCGCACCGCACGGCGGAATGGGAAGAGCAGCTGGTGCTTGCCCTGCACCGGCTGGCGCGCGCCGAGCGGCGCCAGCCCAACGACCCGGCAACCAACAATCCGGAATGGGAGACGCTGCACCGGGCCTTCCATCGCACGCTGATCTCGGCCTGCCGGTCGCATTGGCTGATCGGCTTTTGCGATCAGCTTTCCGACCAGGCCTCCCGCTACCGGCTGATCTCGCAGCGTAGCCCGGGCTACGAACGCGACGAGCTGGGCGAGCACCGGACGATTGCCGAGCGGACGCTCGACGGCGACGCCGACGGCGCCGTCGAGGCCCTGCTCAGCCATTACCGGCTGACGGCGGAGATGTGCCTGGCGCGTTTCAACCAGGGCTACGATCCGAGGGCCGGCTCAGCCAAAGCCGCGCGCGGCCGCAAATAA
- a CDS encoding malonyl-CoA synthase, giving the protein MTNHLFDAFRASMPAPDRVLMETDDGRSISYGEMLARSGQYAHALTQAGVQPGDRVAVQVEKTPEALLLYLACLRAGAVFLPLNTAYTLPELDYFFRDAEPRLVVCDPEKAPAIEPLAASAGAATLTLGRDGRGTLADRSALQPTDFADVARGPDDLAAILYTSGTTGRSKGAMLSHENLASNARVLTGHWRFDADDVLIHVLPIFHTHGLFVATNVVLMAGARMLFEQKFDPGRVISLLPRATALMGVPTIYVRLLQQDGLTKDAASHMRLFISGSAPLLAETHNAWRERTGHAILERYGMTETNMNTSNPYGGERRAGTVGFPLPGVSLRITEPETAKPLAQGEIGMIEVKGPNVFAGYWRMPEKTKAEFRDDGFFITGDLGLIDADGYVHIVGRGKDLIISGGYNVYPKEIESEIDALAGVAESAVIGVAHPDFGEGVTAVVVRKPGSTIDAADIANAIAGRLAKYKHPKQVIFVDELPRNTMGKVQKNVLRETYKDIYGRNSVG; this is encoded by the coding sequence ATGACCAATCACCTGTTCGACGCCTTTCGGGCCAGCATGCCGGCGCCTGACCGCGTGCTGATGGAAACGGATGACGGGCGTTCGATCTCCTATGGCGAGATGCTGGCGAGGTCCGGGCAATATGCGCACGCGCTGACGCAAGCGGGCGTCCAGCCCGGCGATCGCGTCGCCGTGCAGGTGGAGAAGACGCCGGAGGCCTTGCTCCTCTATCTCGCCTGTCTGCGCGCCGGCGCCGTCTTCCTGCCGCTCAACACCGCCTATACGCTGCCCGAACTCGACTATTTCTTCCGCGACGCGGAACCGCGGCTGGTCGTCTGCGATCCGGAAAAGGCACCCGCCATCGAACCGCTTGCCGCATCCGCGGGCGCCGCGACGCTGACGCTTGGCCGCGACGGGCGGGGTACGCTTGCGGATCGCTCCGCGCTGCAGCCGACGGATTTCGCCGATGTGGCGCGCGGCCCCGACGATCTTGCCGCCATCCTCTACACGTCAGGCACGACCGGCCGCTCCAAGGGCGCGATGCTCAGCCACGAGAACCTCGCCTCCAACGCGCGCGTGCTCACCGGGCACTGGCGCTTCGACGCCGACGACGTGCTGATCCACGTGCTGCCGATCTTCCACACGCACGGGCTGTTCGTCGCCACCAACGTCGTCCTGATGGCCGGCGCCAGAATGCTGTTCGAGCAGAAATTCGACCCGGGCCGCGTCATCTCGCTCCTGCCCCGCGCGACCGCCCTGATGGGCGTGCCGACCATCTATGTGCGGCTCCTGCAGCAGGACGGCCTGACGAAGGACGCGGCCAGCCACATGCGGCTGTTCATCTCCGGCTCGGCGCCGCTGCTTGCCGAGACGCACAATGCCTGGCGCGAGCGCACCGGCCACGCCATCCTCGAACGCTACGGCATGACCGAGACCAACATGAACACGTCCAACCCCTATGGCGGCGAGCGGCGAGCCGGCACGGTTGGCTTTCCCCTGCCCGGTGTGTCGCTGCGCATCACCGAGCCCGAGACGGCCAAGCCGCTGGCCCAGGGTGAGATCGGCATGATCGAGGTGAAAGGGCCGAACGTCTTTGCCGGCTACTGGCGCATGCCGGAGAAGACCAAAGCCGAGTTCCGCGACGACGGCTTCTTCATCACCGGCGACCTCGGGCTGATCGACGCCGACGGCTATGTCCATATCGTCGGTCGCGGCAAGGATCTGATCATCTCGGGCGGCTACAACGTCTATCCGAAGGAGATCGAGAGCGAGATCGACGCGCTTGCCGGCGTCGCCGAAAGCGCGGTGATCGGCGTCGCGCATCCCGATTTCGGCGAAGGCGTCACGGCGGTCGTGGTGCGCAAGCCCGGCTCGACGATCGACGCCGCCGATATTGCAAACGCCATCGCCGGGCGGCTGGCGAAATACAAGCATCCGAAGCAGGTGATCTTCGTCGACGAATTGCCGCGCAACACGATGGGCAAGGTGCAGAAGAACGTTTTGCGCGAGACGTATAAGGATATCTACGGGCGAAATAGCGTCGGCTGA